Proteins found in one Rhinolophus ferrumequinum isolate MPI-CBG mRhiFer1 chromosome 9, mRhiFer1_v1.p, whole genome shotgun sequence genomic segment:
- the GRHL3 gene encoding grainyhead-like protein 3 homolog: MSNELDFRSVRLLKNDPVNFQKFPYTNEDEAWKTYLENPLTAATKAMMRVNGDDDSVAALSFLYDYYMGPKEKRILSSSTGCRNDQGKRYYHGMEYEMDLTPLESPTHLMKFLTENVSGTPEYPDVLKKNNLMSLEGAVPSPGKAAPLPTGPSKLEAGSVDSYLLPTSDVYDNGSLNSLFESIHGVPPTQRWQPDSTFKDDPQESLLFSDILKTSPEPPCSEDYPCPKSDFEYTLGSPKAIHIKSGESPMAYLNKGQFYPVTLRTPAGGKGLALSSNKVKSVVMVVFDNEKVPVEQLRFWKHWHSRQPTAKQRVIDVADCKENFNTVQHIEEVAYNALSFVWNVNEEAKVFIGVNCLSTDFSSQKGVKGVPLNLQIDTYDCGSVTERLVHRAVCQIKIFCDKGAERKMRDDERKQFRRKVKCPDSSNNGIKGCLLSGFRGNETTYLRPEADLETPPVLFIPNVHFSGLQRPGGVVSSAGHGSSNRLPLKRTCLPFADEFEPLPSKQAKEDDLQRVLLYVRRETEEVFDALMLKTPDLKGLRNAISEKYGFPEENIYKVYKKCKRGILVNMDNNIIQHYSNHVAFLLDMGELDGKIQITLKEL; encoded by the exons TTTCAGGTCTGTGCGGCTGCTAAAGAATGACCCAGTCAACTTCCAGAAGTTCCCCTACACTAACGAGGATGAGGCCTGGAAGACCTACCTAGAAAACCCCTTGACAGCCGCCACGAAGGCCATGATGCGAGTCAACGGGGATGACGACAGCGTGGCGGCCCTGAGCTTCCTCTATGATTACTACATG gGCCCCAAGGAGAAGCGGATACTGTCTTCAAGCACCGGATGCCGGAACGACCAAGGAAAGAG gtACTACCATGGCATGGAATATGAGATGGACCTCACCCCCCTTGAAAGTCCCACGCACCTCATGAAATTCCTGACAGAGAACGTGTCTGGAACCCCAGAGTACCCAGATGTGCTCAAGAAGAATAACCTGATGAGCTTGGAGGGGGCCGTGCCCTCCCCAGGCAAGgcagctcccctccccacaggCCCCAGCAAGCTGGAAGCTGGGTCTGTGGACAGCTACCTGCTGCCCACCAGTGATGTGTATGACAACGGCTCACTCAACTCCTTGTTTGAGAGCATTCATGGGGTGCCACCCACACAGCGCTGGCAGCCAGACAGCACCTTCAAAGATGACCCACAGGAG TCGCTGCTCTTCTCAGATATCCTGAAGACGTCACCGGAACCTCCGTGCTCAGAGGACTATCCCTGCCCCAAGAG tGACTTTGAGTACACGTTGGGCTCCCCCAAAGCCATCCACATCAAGTCGGGTGAGTCGCCCATGGCCTACCTCAACAAGGGCCAGTTCTACCCCGTCACCCTGCGGACCCCGGCAGGCGGCAAAGGCCTTGCCTTATCCTCCAACAAAGTCAAG AGTGTGGTGATGGTTGTCTTCGACAATGAGAAGGTCCCAGTAGAGCAGCTGCGGTTCTGGAAACACTGGCATTCCCGGCAACCCACTGCCAAGCAGCGGGTCATCGATGTGG CTGACTGCAAAGAAAACTTCAACACCGTGCAGCACATTGAGGAGGTGGCCTATAACGCACTGTCCTTCGTGTGGAATGTCAACGAAGAGGCCAAG GTCTTCATTGGTGTCAACTGCCTCAGCACAGACTTCTCCTCACAGAAGGGGGTGAAGGGGGTCCCACTGAACCTGCAGATTGACACCTATGACTGTGGCTCGGTCACTGAGCGCCTGGTACACCGCGCCGTCTGCCAGATAAAGATCTTCTGTGACAag GGAGCCGAGAGAAAGATGCGAGATGACGAGCGGAAGCAGTTCCGGAGGAAGGTCAAGTGCCCAGACTCCAGCAACAATG GCATCAAGGGCTGCCTGCTGTCTGGCTTCAGGGGCAACGAGACCACCTATCTGCGGCCCGAGGCTGACCTGGAGACCCCGCCAGTGCTCTTCATTCCCAATGTTCACTTCTCCGGCCTGCAGCGTCCTGGAGGG GTAGTGTCCTCAGCGGGACATGGCAGTTCCAACAG GCTGCCTCTGAAACGCACCTGCTTGCCCTTCGCTGATGAGTTCGAGCCTCTGCCCTCCAAACAGGCCAAGGAAGACGATCTTCAGAGAG TTCTGTTGTACGTGCGGAGGGAGACCGAGGAGGTGTTTGACGCGCTCATGCTGAAGACCCCGGACCTGAAAGGGCTACGGAATGCG ATCTCTGAGAAGTATGGGTTTCCTGAAGAGAACATTTACAAAGTGTACAAGAAATGCAAGCGGGG AATCTTGGTCAACATGGACAACAACATCATTCAGCATTACAGCAACCATGTCGCCTTCCTTCTGGACATGGGGGAGCTTGATGGCAAGATTCAGATCACCCTGAAGGAGCTGTAA